CATGTGGAGTGTTTAAACTGATGCCTGTGCACATGTAATCAGTCCCCGTACAATCATCTCAGACGTAAAGTCTGTGTTTTGATATGCCCGCAAATACAGTGACTGctgccacacacatgcattcactcacTGCAGATACAGAGCAATGTCAAGAGGCATACTTGCAGGGTTCTAACGTTTCAGCCAGATTCTTGAGATGTTTTGGTTCTCAACCATCCAACTGGAATGACTGTGGTGATGCTCCAGATCACCACGGCAACATTAAACATCTGTCAGCCTGCCAGGAGAAACACTGAATAAACCATTTTCCTCCCATGCCAGCCCAACACCCAAGCCTGTGTCGGTCCTGTTAACACAGTATTTGGTCTTTATTCACCATTTATTTATGGTGTctgctaaggtgtgtgtgtgtgtgtgtgtgtgtgtgtgtgtgtgtgtgtgtgagtgtgagtgtgtgtgtgtgcgcgagtgtgtgtgagtgtgagagtgtgagtgagagtgtttgtgagtgagagtgtttgtgagtgagagtgtttgtgagtgagagtgtgtgtgagtgagagtgtgtgtgcgtgtgtgagcatgtgtgtgagagtgtttgtgagtgagagtgtttgtgagtgagagtgtgtgtgagtgagagtgtgtgtgtgtgtgagtgtgtgagagtgagagtgtgtgtgagtgtgtgtgtgtgtgtgagagtgagagtgtgtgtgagtgtgagtgagtgtgtgtgagtgagtgtgtgtgtgcgtgtgtgagcatgtgtgtgagagtgtttgtgagtgagagtgtttgtttgtgagtgagagtgtgtgagagtgtgtgtgtgtgtgagtgagagtgtgtgtgagtgagagtgtgtgtgagagtgtgtgtgtgtgagtgagagtgtgtgtgtgtgagtgagagtgtgtgagtgagagtgtgtgtgtgtgtgtgcgtgtgtgagcatgtgtgtgagagtgtttgtgagtgagagtgtgtgtgagtgtgtgtgtgagagtgtgtgagagtgtttgtgagtgagagtgtttgtttgtgagtgagagtgtgtgtgagtgagagtgtgtgagagtgtgtgtgtgtgagtgagagtgtgtgtgtgtgagtgagagtgtgtgtgagtgagagtgtgtgtgcgtgtgtgagcatgtgtgtgagtgtttgtgagtgagagtgtttgtttgtgagtgagagtgtgtgtgagtgagtgtgtgtgtgtgtgtgagtgaggctgCCGCTGCAGGGCCAGCAGTGTGAGACAGCAGAGTCCGGCAGCAGTCATTTGTATTGCTCACGCGTGACTCCgtcccctgctcctgccccggCTGTGCCTGTCAGGCAGCAGTCATTTGTATTGCTCACGCGTGACTCCGTCCCCTGCTCCAGCCCCGGCTGTGCCCGTCAGGGCCCCCGGAGAGCCAGAGCGAGTGATGAGCAGCCAGTGCTCAGGGGCGCATTCGTCACCTGGACGTGCCCTTTCAGAGGCTGCCagccagccgtgtgtgtgtgagagcccgGGCCACCCCAGTCGCCGAGGAGGCCCCCCCTTCCTTCCCACCACAGTGCCCTCTCGGCGACTGTGCGTCCGGCTGTGGCGGCTGATAACGCCCCCGCCAGGACCCCGGCTAATATCACTCATGCTTACACAATACTCAGGTCAGACCTCCAGGATGGTCTTTGTCCCCAGATGTTTTGTGCTGCGTGTCCGTGAACCCAGAGCAGCGAagcatgtcccccccccccccccaggtcctCTCTGATTGTCACCACGCTCTTACGCAGCATACTGTAAACTTAGCTCTGTAGATTATATACATCATGTGTATTTAgcatataataaaaaaaaaaagcatttgagTTATGTTCATCATCAGACTCTATAATTCCTCTCCACGGTCTATTAATGACGCATGCCCTGGGCCATTCATTAGCCTAAGGTAAGGTAAACGGTAAACATTTGCTCCGAGCCAGCCGAGTGAGGGATGGCAGCGTTTTCTCAGTGCCCCTGTGATGGATGGCCGTGACTCAGCGTGGCTCCTCAGAGGCGCTTAATCCCACCTCATTCACAGCCCTTtagctctgcctctgcctgtcaCTCCTGGGATTCATCGCCTCCTTTAGAAAGGTAATTTGGAATGAGAAAGACGGTCGCCACACCTCAGGATGTCTGGATACAAGAGGCACGACAGCAGGATCTTTCACTGCGAGCCGTATGTCCACCATTCTCCTGGTTTATAGAATATGCAAGGCTCTGGCTAGGTTGCTCTCCTTTGGAGACATAGCTAGTCTCACAGGGCAGGCTGTTTTGGTTTCTTGAATCATTCCCCTTCATTCTTTATGGTGTTTATAGAAGTTTATGGTGGTTATAGAAGATTTTTAAAGAGTCTTTTACTGTGATTCTTTCAGAGCATGCAAACATATCTGCCTCTCTGATAGTGATGTATTTATATATGGAGCACCGGATAAATCTTGTATCATTTTTAATTAACAGGGCTGCAATCAACCGAATTGGCTCTTGACTGTGCTGTTTATCCTGGCAAGCGCTGCCTGATTGTAATCGTGTTGTCAGAGATGACATTTGAAGGATAAGGGGTCATTTTACAGTTGCATCTTGTGCAGATTAGTTCCATAGGAATGTCTTGGTCTATCAGGTCCATCAACATTTCAAGAATCAGTCTTACTCCGACAGAACACATCAGGACTGTAGCGGCTACAGGCTCCTAGTTCTGTTCCACCCTGTTACCTCGTCACACTGCCTTAATTACCTGATAAAATGACTATAATAGTACATCTTGCTAAATAGTATTGTCAAATAAAACTTTATGTAGTGACATTATTAACTCCATTTTTATTTCCCCCTTGTGATTATTTAAAGTTATGGGGAGGTTGTAAGAGGATGTAATGAAGTGTCTACGTGGTAACATTTCATTCACCCAATTTCTCTGTACTAAAATTCCCTTAGCTGAATCTGGGAGAAGCATGGAGACCTGGAGCTGTGCCTAGATCCAATCAGTGCCAGTGATCAATACCTGCTCATGCTGAACACCTGAGGATAgctataggacacacacacacacacacacacacacacacacacacacaaacataatttcTCTCATCCGCCGTCTTGCATCATTCCCCCccgtcttttttttgtgttttccttttgtATTAGTGTTTGTCTTTTAAAACAACTATAACAAGCATAGACACAAAATAaatactgaaaacaaacaaagggaaGAAAGCGTGTTAATGTGTCATTGTAATATCACTGTATTGTTTTATGGTAATTAGATTTTATTGCCCAAAACAACTAAATCCAAATAATGACTAAAGCACAAGAGGATTAGTTTATATCAAAGAATTCCTTCTGATGTTGCCTGTAAGTTGTTCATCTCCAGGGAGCTAAGTGGGATGTCTGTTCACCTCTGGATGAACTGGGGAGAATGATGTTTTCTATTTATTGAAAAAAAGTAaacatcattgttttttttaaccattgTTTTGTCCCAATTGAGGCCAGGTCTGTGTTTTTCCCTGATCATTTACAAAACGAAATGCTCATCGATGTAAGCAGTGAGACTTCCGCATCTGTGGCCtcatgcaaataaataaataaataaataaatagccgAGGACAGATGATTGAGAGACAGCGTGTTCTGGTTGGGCAGACTCAAATTAGGCCACAGGACTTGGGAGTTGTCATCAGTTCACGGCAGGTTATAAAATAACACGATTGTGTGGCTGGAGAATGGGCGGAATTTGCTTTTGTTGGGAACATTGAATGATGAGTCTCTCCGGCTAGTCCTCTCAGTTTAGAGATGAACTGACTTGGAGGCCCCAACAGGCATTGTCTTCATTTCCTCGCTGTCAGACAGCGAGAGTCTGACTGAGAGGCTGATGGAAGTACAGGCTAGCCATGTTGTTTATGCCGTTAAGGTCCTAATATTAAATCCTTTACATGGTTCTGTTTTTAGAAGTTGAAATGTCACTGTAATACTAATACCTGCCTACAATGTGTGCAATTTCCTCTTTGTTGCAGAGGGAAAGGTCATTTAGCACAGGACTTGGAGCAGTTACTCTAATAGAAAGCACATTATTTGACAGGTAGTTGAAATAGGGCAATTACCTACAGGCTATTCTCAAATCTAACAAAGCTGTGAGTGAAATGTAGGCCAGTGATTGTCAAGAGTCATGGTTTAtaatggtgattttttttttttttctgttttgattcatttgtttttaaatgtctgaGTCACTCCTTATTGTTTACCCTTAGGGCCAGAAAAGCCATGTTAGTGGAATAAATCTTTCTCAGCTCGGGTCGCTGTGAATAACCCCTCCGCCTGGGTGTTCCTGCCTCATTGTGTCAGTCAGCTGCAGTACAAGGTGTTACCACGGCAATATGCCTGGTACAGGATCTGACCTCCATGGCCCTGTCAGTCACGCCTACCCTTGTGTTATTCACGTCACAAAGCGTACAATCACTCACCCCACCAAGTTGGGACAGTGGCTGGTTACCTCCCTTGCCCTGAAACATGGGCAGTTAAGAGTCGTGTTATTATTACCGAATGTCAGTAGCCTTGTGTAACCATGTATTACTTCTGGGTGATTTGCGCTCTGAACAAAAATATACATGATTTTCCTGGGTAGACTGATGAAAAGATAAAAACCTCCCTCTTCAGACAGGATATTATACAGAGGGCACTGATAGCTGTTATAGCCGACGAGACGCATGCAGAGAATGAATAACTAGTAAGTTCATATCTATGTAGTGTTGTGAGAGGCTTTTGATAAGAAATGATCAGCTAGTTTTTCCCCTACAAAAGTCATTCCACTCTGTGCATGCAAGCATTTTGTCCGTGCACAAGAGATGACAGAAAATGCGCAGCCGATGTGAGTCCCCTCTTGCACGAGCATTGTTCTCCTCATTGTGCTTCAACTGACAGAAGGCAAAGACAGGCTATTAACACGACTCTGCTCCCTGAAAGGCTGCTTGTCAGAGGTGCTTCACCAATCCCGTAGAGCCCAGGTACGCAATGGCTCCAGGCTTGTGACGGAGTGAGACAGCAGGCGACCGAGGGCTTTCTTATCCGGAGCCCAGGCAGGCTTCCAGTCCCTCTgtattgatggtaattagttttataccatatattgaagattcagtcttaggtttgatcagtcaggattcaggtttattcttgaagaatggcggccgaccatttgtgagacagagactttcagatccatcctccctcacagaacttcacctcagcatatctgatttgttccttggggaacagtcggttaaatacactgacattaaggggtgtcaccgtctattcaaatgggccatgcatgcagggttctttgtctcgacctgggggggaggtgagaccaatgtcgcacctcacttacccaggtcagagacaaagaatattcaccaagcaaagtccactcatggctagttaaatccaaataaaagtaacaattatgactaggtataatatcattgacttattgactatggcatattcttatgacctatgctggtcccttcagtaTCCTCAGTGTTCTCAGGACTGAGTACCTGCAATGAGACGTCCACAAAGAGCTGGGCTCCAGAATGGGCCATGACGAGAGTGTTGTGTACGGTGCTTTTGTAAGAGGAGTTAACAGCTGTGGTTTGATCCTGAGCATACACGTCCCTAGCTTTATGCCTCTTAGTCAAACAACTTCAGAAATATGGTCTCCTGCTTATAATTGCATCTGTCATGACATGGAAGTGTCTCTTTCTAACTTTCCTAATTTGGGAGAAAGGCCTTTTCATcatcaaaaagaagaaaaaaaaagtgccttGGGTCAAAACACTGTTTTGCATTCCACTGTGGCATTATAAGTGCAATTAAATAAAACCCTCATTATAATTGCAGTCCTTAGTAGCTTgccatttcaaattcaaattgtaCATGCAAGTTTGCTCCCAGTTGTGCATAAAAGGTTTaggctgtgtgagtgggtggacTGGTCACCTGAGGTGAGTCGGAAATGGACTGGAAACGTtccacttttccttttttttccagtAAACACAGGATCAAACCAGGCGATTTGAATGTGGCGGCTGACTGTTTCAGCCTTTTGAAGCTTCAGGAGAACTGTGCCTCGTCACTATCATCACGAATCAGGCAGCAGAGTTAGACTATTTGCTAAATGATAGCTTTCTCTGTATTGCTGTGTTTATAATAGTTGTATTTAAACACATATCACCAGCATATAATTGAAACCACAGGGAGATAGGGACAGCTGACTTCAGCAAGCTGACTGGAAGACAGAGTTTAGAAAAGACATCTTGTGGGATGTGGGTTCTTATACCATGAGGCAGTGGGAAGCGGGACCTGACGGTGCCAGGAAAGAGGATCATACTGTTCACTCGGTCATAAACAGGATGTGCTGTCAGAAGGGACATGCCTGAAATATCAACTGAGTAGTACCCATAATGCTATGTGCTAAGATGAGTCCATCGTTTTCTGACAGTTGGCATGCCAACTAATTGGTTCTTCAGCAGTAAAACTGGACCTAGTGTACTGTAGATTCTTATGTTGTCTTGCCTCATTTGCTACACGTGAGTTCTGTTCGGTCTACATCTCTGTTTTTAGATGTGTGAAGAGTTCATTATTCCTCTGATGAGATCTAATCATCAAACTTCAATTCTCATTTTCTCCTTATGTGTACACATTTAATAGttaatgtgttcagtgttcGGTGTTTTCTGTAGAGGCCTCAGCACTCACTGTTTCGTGTCCTACTGATTACTACCTGCAACTGAACTGAGTTGCAGTCCAAAAATAGAGCTGAGAATATCTGGCTgatcctgtgtgtttgtgaccccCCCCGGCCCTCCACTCTCACCACATGCTCATGATGAGGCTGCCTTCTTCCACCCAGTGGAGAGCAGCCCCAGCCGTTCCACAATCAGCCCAGCTCAGTAACACAGCGCCACCCCATGGAAAGCAGCAGCTACTGCAGTGTTTTTGCAATGAAAGGATGCTTCAGTCACAAATAAATTATTATGGAGACTTCAGAGGTCATCAGACCTTTTTCTCTGTGACTTGAAAGATGTGTCGCATATTGTATTGGCAAAGATGTCTCAGAAGTAAAACAGCAGAGATTGTGTTTTGCTGATATATGTATGTCCTTTGTTAAACATTTAATACTGTGACCATTTAGTCAATGCTAAGCTTTGCAAAGAGATGAGTTAAAAGTTAATCTttatgttttgctttgtttttgttttcttaggTCAAGAGTTCTCACGGCTTGGAGATTTGCCCTGTGTCTGCAGCAGTGTTCTAGAAGAGTCCATTCTCCCCCCTCTGGGCCCATGGAGGGCTTTCCAGTCCACTGAGCCTGTGGCGCCACACCAGGACAAGAACCATGTCCGCCTGCAACACCTTCACAGAGCACGTGTGGAAACCGGGTGAGTGCAAGAACTGCTTCAAACCCAAGAGTCTGCACCGCCTCAGTGAGGGTGCTCCCAGGAAGGGTCCCCCTGCACGAGCCCAGACTCAGCAGAGCCACCCTCCAACTGGAGGCAGGTCCAACGCCAACCTTGCCAGCAGCTCCCAGCAGAGCGGTAGTACAACACGCTCTGGTCAGTTCCGGCCACCTGTTGCCAAGAAACCCACAATTGCAGTGAAGCCCACCATGATGCTCCCCTGCTCCCCTACAGGCCTGGACCCGGAGGGAAACCAGCGATCTGCTGATGGCCCAGGGACTGGCAAAACCTCAGCGTTCACTGTGTGGAATCGTAATGGACTTAATCACCAAAGGCCTGGTGGACCAAACAACAATGAGGGGGAAAATGGCGGCGATGAAATTGAAGGCTATGGTCAGTGCAGCCCAAGAACTCCCATTggcaataacaacaacaatggaCTCACGGATATGCTTAAGGAGATTGCCGGCCTGGGTTCTGGGCCTAGCCCCAGTTCAAGAGACAACTTCCTAGACAGGATCAGCAGCTCATACCGGCGCTCTCTGGAGAGGGGACTGCCAGCTGCTGGGTGCCTGGCCATGGGCAGCACCAGTGGCCAAGCCAAACGGGTATCTCTCAGTGACAGTGCAGAGGTCATAAGCACTGAAGGCGGACGCTTTTGCTATCCTGAGTTCTCGAGCGAAggggaggatgatgatgaggatgaggatgatggtgatgatgaacaCGAGAGCTGGGATGAAAGTGATGAGGAGCTCCTAGCCATGGAGATCCGAATGAAGGGTCAACCGCGATTCGCAAACTTTCGTGCTGCAACTTTGTCTCCAGTGCCCTTTGCTGCAGGAAAGAAATGGAACACTGTGCCACTCCGGAATCGCTCACTGCAGCGCATCTGTGCTGTGGACTATGATGACAGTTATGATGAAATCCTCAATGGTTATCCCTCTATGGACTCTAATGGTGGGCCTGGCCTCCTCCCATATGGACAAAATGACTTGCAAGGCAGTGGGTTCTTGTCAAACTCAGAATCCACCACCTCCCCAGAATCTTCTTCCTCTATGCCAGATGATTCACGCACCTCGTCCAGCACTAGCAGTGCCCCTTTTGGTGTTCGCAATGGCCTGCACTCACCAGCTCCTCGGGAGGCCCTAACTCGTGCAGGTCCAGCAGAAAGACAACCTCAGCACAGAGCCTTGAGTTCACCAAAAGCCAATGAAACCCACAAAGCTGTTCTTGCCATTCGACTGGAGGACCAAGAAGCAATCCAACGGGAAGGTGGTGCTCTTCCTCAGGCTCTCCCTGGCCAGCCCATTACAATTAGCTTTAGTCCCACTGAGGAACAAGCCAAACCTTACCGAGTGGTGAACCTTGAAAAGCCTCCCATTTGTAAGCCTTACACTGTGGTAGATGTATCCGCGTCTATGGCAAGCACAGAAAGCTATGCCCCAGAAAGCACTCCCAAACCCAAGGGACCATCAACTCCCTTGAGCCCACCACCTTACCCTGGCTCTCCAATTAGTTTGTCATTGTCAGCAGGTTCCCCAATGTCCCCAGCATCACCACTGTCTCCAGTGACACCTGACTCCCCAACAACCCCGGTTTCTCCGTCGACAGCAaactcctctgctcctctcagcACTTCTCGCAAAAAGCCTGGAAATATCCGGTACCAGGAGGTGTGGACTTCCAGCACCAGCCCACGACAGAAGATCCCCAGGGTTGAGCTGGTCTCTGGTGGAACCCCTGGGCCCTCTGTACCCCCTAGACACTGCAACCACAAATCTGCACCCACCTCCCCCATTGCAGGCCTATCTTCATCCCGCACGGTGCCTGTGAAGTCCCCAAATCTGTCAGAGATCAAGTTCAACAGTTACAACAATGCAGGAATGCCCCCCTTCCCAATCATCATTCGTGATGAGCCTACTTACGCCCGCAGctcaaaaaatgctgtaaaggTTCCCATTGTTATCAACCCCAGTGCTTATGACAACTTGGCTGTGTACAAAAGCTTCCTGGGTCTCAGCGGTGAGCTGCCTCAGCCCAAATCTGGTGCTGGAGGCAGGGTCACCAGTCACACCTATGAGGAAATTGGTTCATCTGAGAGTGTCCAGGCCTCCCCTGATGAGAAGACTCCCAGTAATAAATCAGCAGTAGACAAACTTACTGCAGAGGATGTAGTGGGTGGCTTCGGAACATCCCAAGACATGAACTGCAGAACCACTACTGACCTTAATATCACACCAGCTACCACTCCTGTATTCCCTGTTCCTCCCACTACTgcatcctctcctctgcctggtAGTCTGTCAGCCTGCAGCCCCATCTGTGCCACCCCGGGGCGTAGTCGAAAGCCCAGTGGGGAGGCTAGTAAAGACAGCAACACTGACACTATGTCCTCGTCCGGTACAGGGCACCGGGAGAAAGCTAGCACTGTGCTGTCCCAGCTAGTGGCCTCCATCCAGCCACCTCAGTCCCCTCCAGAGTCCCCGTCTGCTCAGAGCAAAGCTTGCAGTGCTGAGGAGCTCTATGCCCTCCCACCTGATGCCACTAGGGAGACGCTCAGCAGACCCAAGtcccttttctcctccactGACGGATGTCTGTCCAAACCTAGAAAGGAGACTCCAGCCAAACAGTTGCCAAAGTCCCAGAGTGCATCTGCCACTGTGGCCCCCACTAGTCCGAAGGCAGAAGCgaacccccccttccctcctcctagGTCCACCTCCTCTCCATACCATGCCACCAACCTTCTCCAGAGGCACTTCAGCAACTGGACTAAGCCTTCTGCAGGGTCCGCTCGGCCCAGTGACGGAGAGATAAGTccagggggtggggagggaagACGTCCATCATCCGAGAGTGCCAAACCTAAGCGCTGGATATCCTTTAAGAGCTTCTTCCGCCGGCGGAAGGACGAAGAtgagcagaaagagaaaatggagCGCGAGAAGGAGAAAGGCAAGCTGGTGGGCCTCGACGGAACTGTAATCACCATGCTACCTCCGCCTCCCACTCAACGCCATCACTGGTTTGCAGAAGCCAAGACAGATGACCCCAACCAGAAACCCACGataatatttacatataaaCCAGACAGCAGTTCCACCGGTGATGGGGAGGGCGAATTGCGTGTTGAAGAGTGCAGGGAGCCTGTGTTGTCTTCAGGAGAGGTCCCTGCCATAAGGCCCTTGTCCCCTGGACAGCCAGCACCAAAAAGCAGAGCAAGTCTCCTTATCAGCAAAGTTATGAGGTAATTAGTCTCTCTGAACTTTTTTCACAGGCTCTAAAATTCCAttgctctctttttcattcttctCTGATCCTCAATGCTCTCTGAGGTAACCTCTTAGGTACGTGTAATATACTGGCATTACTCTACCTTCATATTTGATTGAAGGAGGTCAATCCAAGATCAGGAAATTTTATGTGCTGTGCTTTTATTCTGTTCAATAACATACAGCAACCATTTCAATATTTGCCCCTAGCTTTATCTAATTAATTGTTAGTGCAGTCATCCATCATTTTCAGCTAATTAGATGTGCTCCAGCAGGAGTAATGTAGTTAATCAGGAAAATGTAACAACTCAGGTTTCTTAAGGACAGTGTGCAACTGATTAATTATCCAAATGTTATCTACACCTCAGTGAACTGCTAAAAAATGAACTATCATTAC
Above is a genomic segment from Clupea harengus chromosome 3, Ch_v2.0.2, whole genome shotgun sequence containing:
- the peak1 gene encoding inactive tyrosine-protein kinase PEAK1, which produces MSACNTFTEHVWKPGECKNCFKPKSLHRLSEGAPRKGPPARAQTQQSHPPTGGRSNANLASSSQQSGSTTRSGQFRPPVAKKPTIAVKPTMMLPCSPTGLDPEGNQRSADGPGTGKTSAFTVWNRNGLNHQRPGGPNNNEGENGGDEIEGYGQCSPRTPIGNNNNNGLTDMLKEIAGLGSGPSPSSRDNFLDRISSSYRRSLERGLPAAGCLAMGSTSGQAKRVSLSDSAEVISTEGGRFCYPEFSSEGEDDDEDEDDGDDEHESWDESDEELLAMEIRMKGQPRFANFRAATLSPVPFAAGKKWNTVPLRNRSLQRICAVDYDDSYDEILNGYPSMDSNGGPGLLPYGQNDLQGSGFLSNSESTTSPESSSSMPDDSRTSSSTSSAPFGVRNGLHSPAPREALTRAGPAERQPQHRALSSPKANETHKAVLAIRLEDQEAIQREGGALPQALPGQPITISFSPTEEQAKPYRVVNLEKPPICKPYTVVDVSASMASTESYAPESTPKPKGPSTPLSPPPYPGSPISLSLSAGSPMSPASPLSPVTPDSPTTPVSPSTANSSAPLSTSRKKPGNIRYQEVWTSSTSPRQKIPRVELVSGGTPGPSVPPRHCNHKSAPTSPIAGLSSSRTVPVKSPNLSEIKFNSYNNAGMPPFPIIIRDEPTYARSSKNAVKVPIVINPSAYDNLAVYKSFLGLSGELPQPKSGAGGRVTSHTYEEIGSSESVQASPDEKTPSNKSAVDKLTAEDVVGGFGTSQDMNCRTTTDLNITPATTPVFPVPPTTASSPLPGSLSACSPICATPGRSRKPSGEASKDSNTDTMSSSGTGHREKASTVLSQLVASIQPPQSPPESPSAQSKACSAEELYALPPDATRETLSRPKSLFSSTDGCLSKPRKETPAKQLPKSQSASATVAPTSPKAEANPPFPPPRSTSSPYHATNLLQRHFSNWTKPSAGSARPSDGEISPGGGEGRRPSSESAKPKRWISFKSFFRRRKDEDEQKEKMEREKEKGKLVGLDGTVITMLPPPPTQRHHWFAEAKTDDPNQKPTIIFTYKPDSSSTGDGEGELRVEECREPVLSSGEVPAIRPLSPGQPAPKSRASLLISKVMSQAQMESAESEMPTAASLPAKLELSSVAEAGASGARPIPTSASEGSASLGEQEEEGSHSYSPASSSCSATYSNLGQSRANMIPLKQPRNAKASDDTLASVDPDALESVVKDTPPPLPKKGTAYRPSTADSSTLQSKDVTPLRPRGEAKPGGTNLSVANPLYDLDSTWETASQSSSLSSEARGLPDHESGDSLERPAVGKGRPANSLSCLTTTTANSATAGRERRGYRSAESLAGRARTTGRMGAANVGAASGAQPQRQALYKGMDSWEEVVGRIRGLHTDTLRKLAGKCEDRFMAGQKDHVRFGTDSWSHFRLTTGKPCCEAGDAVYYTASYAKDPLVNYAIKICRSKVKETQQQFFHSLAVRQSLPLHFNIQQDCGHFVADVPARLLPWEEEEEEEEEEKEEREEEEEEEETKEKDADKEEKGPEREKRRETAEKKGGNTSGKIKNLAEASEAATQNGQEGEGSSTAAAGASGKLRSRVVVITREVPFQTVADFVREGQERHAHSPDLYERQVCLLLLQLCSGLEHMKPFHVTHCDLRLENLLLVHCQPGNPWNLDVPSEPNNNNNAFAAGGGGAGALANACPARLIISNFNRSSGNQCKTIRT